One part of the Methylobacterium mesophilicum SR1.6/6 genome encodes these proteins:
- a CDS encoding calcium-binding protein produces MTKIFGTSGDDIIYGGSGNDTIYGGGGNDTIYGGGGNDTVYGGKGNDTIYGGAGNDHLYGGAGNDTVYGGKGNDTISGGSGNDHLSGGAGNDTVYGGKGNDTIHGGSGNDHLSGGKGDDAIFGGKGNDTIHGGSGNDHLFGGSGPADHGHGQMAAHHDMGGHVDAHVADMGMFH; encoded by the coding sequence ATGACCAAGATCTTCGGCACTTCTGGCGACGACATCATCTACGGTGGGAGCGGCAACGACACCATCTACGGTGGTGGCGGGAACGACACCATCTACGGTGGCGGTGGCAACGACACCGTCTACGGTGGCAAGGGCAACGACACCATCTACGGTGGGGCTGGCAACGACCACCTCTACGGTGGTGCGGGCAACGACACCGTCTACGGTGGCAAGGGCAACGACACCATCAGCGGCGGGTCGGGCAACGACCACCTCTCCGGCGGGGCGGGCAACGACACCGTCTACGGCGGCAAGGGCAACGACACCATCCACGGCGGGTCTGGCAACGACCACCTCTCCGGCGGCAAGGGTGACGACGCCATCTTCGGCGGAAAAGGCAACGACACCATCCACGGCGGGTCGGGTAACGACCACCTGTTCGGGGGCAGCGGACCTGCAGATCATGGCCATGGGCAGATGGCGGCTCACCACGACATGGGTGGACACGTCGATGCTCACGTTGCCGACATGGGCATGTTCCACTGA
- a CDS encoding DUF4399 domain-containing protein, giving the protein MIDAAKLITGGLPCAALVLLLTASAAAAQERKSGPTPSPPGAAVYFVDVKNGSTLPPKATIHFGLRNMGVAPAGLDRPNSGHHHLLIDTPMPAADRPIPNDFNHMHFGAGQTEAEIELTPGEHTLQLLLADKDHIPHNPPVASEAIKVRVVPPGAEPAAAPGGGAVQQRPSPPGARAYFVQPRNGDVVGRKTLIRFGLTGMGVAPAGFDKANTGHHHLLIDSSLHALDERIPNDFEHLHFGLGQTEALVTLPLGTHSLQLVLADADHVPHKPPVMSNVIRVTVTRTGRKPQPRRHRRR; this is encoded by the coding sequence GTGATTGATGCGGCGAAACTCATTACGGGCGGCCTGCCTTGTGCGGCTCTCGTTCTGCTGCTGACCGCATCCGCCGCAGCGGCGCAGGAGCGCAAAAGTGGCCCGACGCCGTCACCGCCGGGGGCGGCGGTATATTTCGTGGATGTCAAGAACGGCAGCACGCTACCGCCCAAGGCGACGATCCATTTCGGCCTGCGGAACATGGGTGTGGCACCGGCAGGCTTGGACCGCCCCAACTCTGGACACCATCATCTCCTGATCGACACGCCGATGCCGGCCGCGGATCGACCGATCCCAAACGACTTCAATCACATGCATTTCGGCGCCGGACAGACTGAGGCTGAGATCGAGCTGACGCCAGGCGAGCACACGCTCCAACTGCTGCTCGCCGACAAGGACCACATCCCGCACAATCCCCCAGTGGCGTCAGAGGCCATCAAGGTCCGGGTCGTTCCCCCGGGCGCCGAGCCCGCCGCCGCCCCGGGGGGAGGAGCCGTCCAGCAGCGCCCATCACCGCCGGGAGCGCGGGCCTACTTCGTTCAGCCGCGCAACGGCGACGTCGTCGGACGCAAGACGCTCATCCGCTTCGGCCTGACCGGAATGGGTGTAGCGCCGGCGGGCTTCGACAAGGCCAATACGGGTCACCACCATCTGCTGATCGACAGCTCCCTCCACGCGCTCGACGAGCGCATCCCAAATGACTTCGAGCACCTCCATTTCGGCCTCGGACAGACGGAGGCGCTGGTCACGCTGCCACTCGGCACGCACAGTCTGCAGTTGGTTCTCGCCGACGCGGACCACGTGCCGCACAAGCCGCCCGTCATGTCCAACGTGATTCGGGTGACCGTGACGCGGACGGGACGCAAGCCGCAACCGCGACGCCACCGCAGGCGGTAG